In Pseudonocardia sp. C8, one genomic interval encodes:
- a CDS encoding serine/threonine-protein kinase: MDALVALVAGVLNGIRELGIPDVCPGDWAWSVTALGVLTGLLPTAGAAFVALLRRRIGSGSSSGYGAAESVLIGGIGVLAAGLLPFAVFLGAGGTFAQATQGVPAVPGLGAAATDSIRVTTCDLVGTQSSYLGRGSVAGSIGGGDVVTSVTAVVLLGVVPLLAVVLVAVQARTALRRGPRWPAKFFWLPLFSLIVLTAAVPAGTAEHLWVGILGGSLVGVLIVPMVPPPSRARIEQVRAGRDAPAHGSRALPAGPPVPTGSSRRGTGAAAPVSATPSVAERLAERFTRREPRPSETSGGTGQGAAPYAGFHSPPGPASAPARPPARPPSGRHGGPPPGAYPPGARPPTGPTAYAPPRPPTGATAHAPPATGPAAHPAAGPMRPHGPPSGGHPPPGPPRKPTLVAPVPGGPPRAPRFRLMKRLGAGGFGGVWLAHDAKLGHTVAVKSAHAADPETEERIRREAAALGSMRHPCCVEIYDLLHASSDPGLQGMDGLVIVMQYVDGMSLGQLVGERGTVDDISAARIWTGIAGALDTAHRSGVLHRDIKPGNIVVDPQGHPHLIDFGIARKQGDSTLTQTGYVLGTPDYLAPETAAGKPASPASDGWQLAAAVSFALSGHPPRGESSDAVAGLRAAAAGAKLTHLPARTAHLSLLKQAMRTEPNRRPDLGTVQSKLDGWLHRQGYRADGPVTAVFERQ; this comes from the coding sequence GTGGATGCGCTGGTGGCGCTCGTCGCCGGGGTGCTGAACGGGATCCGGGAGCTCGGCATCCCGGACGTCTGCCCCGGTGACTGGGCCTGGTCGGTCACCGCGCTCGGCGTGCTGACCGGCCTGCTGCCGACGGCCGGTGCCGCCTTCGTCGCGCTGCTGCGCCGCCGGATCGGGTCCGGATCGTCGTCCGGGTACGGGGCCGCCGAGTCGGTGCTGATCGGCGGGATCGGGGTGCTCGCCGCCGGCCTGCTGCCGTTCGCCGTCTTCCTCGGCGCGGGCGGGACGTTCGCGCAGGCCACCCAGGGTGTCCCGGCGGTGCCCGGGCTCGGTGCCGCGGCCACCGACTCGATCCGGGTGACGACCTGCGACCTCGTCGGCACCCAGAGCAGCTACCTGGGCCGGGGCAGCGTCGCCGGGTCGATCGGCGGCGGCGACGTCGTCACCTCGGTGACCGCGGTCGTGCTGCTCGGGGTGGTGCCGCTGCTGGCCGTCGTCCTGGTCGCGGTCCAGGCCCGCACGGCGCTGCGCCGGGGTCCGCGCTGGCCGGCCAAGTTCTTCTGGCTGCCGCTGTTCTCGCTGATCGTGCTCACCGCCGCGGTGCCGGCCGGGACCGCCGAGCACCTGTGGGTGGGGATCCTCGGGGGCAGCCTGGTCGGAGTCCTGATCGTGCCGATGGTCCCGCCGCCGTCGCGGGCCCGGATCGAGCAGGTCCGGGCCGGGCGGGACGCCCCCGCCCACGGCTCCCGGGCGCTCCCGGCCGGACCGCCCGTGCCCACCGGATCGTCCCGGCGCGGGACCGGCGCCGCCGCCCCGGTCAGCGCCACCCCGAGCGTCGCGGAGCGGCTGGCCGAGCGGTTCACCCGGCGCGAGCCGCGGCCGTCGGAGACCTCCGGCGGCACCGGGCAGGGGGCCGCCCCCTACGCGGGCTTCCACTCCCCACCCGGGCCGGCCTCGGCGCCGGCGCGCCCGCCGGCGCGCCCGCCGTCGGGCCGGCACGGTGGGCCGCCCCCCGGTGCGTACCCGCCGGGCGCCCGCCCCCCGACGGGCCCGACCGCGTACGCGCCGCCGCGGCCCCCGACCGGTGCGACGGCCCACGCGCCGCCGGCGACCGGCCCGGCCGCGCACCCGGCGGCCGGACCGATGCGCCCGCACGGGCCGCCGTCCGGCGGCCATCCGCCGCCCGGGCCGCCCCGGAAGCCGACGCTGGTCGCGCCGGTGCCGGGCGGTCCGCCGCGCGCACCGCGGTTCCGGCTGATGAAGCGGCTGGGCGCCGGCGGGTTCGGCGGGGTGTGGCTGGCGCACGACGCGAAGCTCGGCCACACCGTCGCCGTCAAGTCCGCGCACGCCGCCGACCCGGAGACCGAGGAGCGGATCCGCCGGGAGGCGGCCGCGCTCGGCTCGATGCGGCACCCGTGCTGCGTGGAGATCTACGACCTGCTGCACGCGTCGTCCGACCCGGGTCTGCAGGGGATGGACGGCCTGGTCATCGTCATGCAGTACGTCGACGGTATGTCGCTGGGCCAGCTGGTCGGCGAGCGGGGCACGGTGGACGACATCTCCGCGGCCCGGATCTGGACCGGGATCGCCGGGGCGCTGGACACCGCGCACCGGTCCGGGGTGCTGCACCGTGACATCAAGCCGGGCAACATCGTCGTCGACCCGCAGGGGCACCCGCATCTCATCGACTTCGGGATCGCCCGCAAGCAGGGTGACTCGACGCTGACCCAGACCGGGTACGTGCTCGGCACCCCGGACTACCTCGCCCCGGAGACGGCGGCGGGCAAGCCGGCATCGCCCGCCTCGGACGGGTGGCAGCTGGCGGCCGCGGTGTCGTTCGCGCTCAGCGGGCACCCGCCGCGCGGCGAGTCGAGCGACGCCGTCGCCGGGCTCCGCGCAGCCGCGGCCGGGGCGAAGCTGACCCACCTGCCGGCCCGGACCGCGCACCTGTCGCTGCTGAAGCAGGCGATGCGCACCGAACCGAACCGGCGCCCGGACCTGGGCACCGTGCAGTCGAAGCTGGACGGCTGGCTGCACCGGCAGGGCTACCGCGCCGACGGGCCGGTCACAGCGGTCTTCGAACGGCAGTGA
- a CDS encoding sulfite exporter TauE/SafE family protein yields MTAAELVLLFAAGVGAGLVGAVAGLASLFSYPALLAVGLPATTANVTNTVCLLFQGAGSVSGSRPELRGAGHQVRRWVGPALLGGAAGAGLLLLTPEGGFERIVPFLVAAASALLLVPPRPGTDRPPGRGVPLGVFGIAVYGGYFGAAAGVLMLALLASLPGTTLLRANALKNVLLWAANAVAAVGFAFLGDVAWVAVPALALGLLLGGRLGPAVARRVPARALRVGIALAGLGLAVHLFVDAWL; encoded by the coding sequence GTGACCGCCGCCGAGCTCGTCCTGCTGTTCGCGGCCGGGGTCGGCGCCGGGCTGGTCGGTGCGGTCGCCGGTCTGGCGTCGCTGTTCTCGTACCCGGCGCTGCTCGCCGTGGGGCTGCCCGCGACCACCGCGAACGTCACCAACACGGTCTGCCTGCTGTTCCAGGGCGCCGGGTCAGTGTCCGGGTCGCGGCCCGAGCTGCGCGGCGCCGGTCACCAGGTGCGGCGCTGGGTCGGGCCGGCGCTGCTCGGCGGCGCCGCCGGGGCCGGCCTGCTGCTGCTGACGCCGGAGGGCGGGTTCGAGCGGATCGTGCCGTTCCTCGTCGCGGCCGCGTCCGCGTTGCTGCTCGTGCCACCGCGGCCCGGCACGGACCGGCCGCCGGGCCGCGGTGTGCCGCTCGGCGTGTTCGGGATCGCCGTCTACGGCGGCTACTTCGGGGCCGCCGCCGGGGTGCTCATGCTGGCGCTGCTCGCGTCGCTGCCCGGGACGACGCTGCTGCGGGCCAACGCGCTGAAGAACGTCCTGCTCTGGGCGGCGAACGCGGTCGCCGCGGTCGGCTTCGCGTTCCTCGGCGACGTCGCGTGGGTGGCGGTCCCGGCGCTCGCGCTGGGCCTGCTGCTGGGCGGGCGGCTCGGCCCGGCCGTCGCCCGCCGCGTACCCGCCCGGGCGCTGCGCGTCGGCATCGCGCTCGCCGGGCTCGGCCTGGCGGTGCACCTGTTCGTCGACGCGTGGCTGTAG
- a CDS encoding MFS transporter, protein MSAPAGTRTRWGAVGALGLAMLAVTSEITVAAVALPGIGADLAVGPGATAWVLLAYTVPMAALGIPAGRWGDRADPRPVFLLAQLGIVLGTALTVLAPAFPVLIAGRVLQGVAASLVVAVYMPIVTAAVPAERRGRAISLIIMVMTVGTMAGAPAGGLVADAFGWRAVFLVKLPAVLAAVAAGAVLLDRRRVRGVPAPGRSLLAEAVLLGGALTALLVALDQGTGPAWRAPVAAAAAVALFAGWVRLPAAGAVRAMVRRPAIRATLGALFAVSMTAGLVSFLVPWFVADVLTERSASGTSIGTETSASGTSIGTETSASGTSIGTGTAAASGSALLVFVGAVAAASPVAGWLTDRYGPLRITVAGGVSTTLALAALLPLGPGTGWTGLAGGMALAGLAAGLFNPAVNAAVLAAAPPGTEGATGGIAMTARTVGSAVGPALAALGWTLTGGGGSGWRLGVGILLVAAAAGTVVVLRPALRPAAA, encoded by the coding sequence ATGAGCGCGCCGGCCGGAACCCGCACCCGCTGGGGCGCCGTCGGCGCGCTCGGGCTGGCCATGCTCGCCGTGACCTCCGAGATCACCGTGGCCGCGGTCGCCCTGCCCGGCATCGGGGCCGACCTCGCCGTCGGGCCGGGTGCGACGGCGTGGGTGCTGCTGGCCTACACCGTGCCGATGGCGGCGCTCGGCATCCCGGCCGGGCGCTGGGGTGACCGGGCCGACCCGCGCCCGGTGTTCCTGCTGGCCCAGCTCGGGATCGTGCTCGGCACGGCGCTGACCGTGCTCGCGCCGGCGTTCCCGGTGCTGATCGCGGGCCGGGTGCTGCAGGGCGTCGCCGCGTCCCTGGTCGTGGCCGTCTACATGCCGATCGTGACGGCCGCGGTCCCGGCGGAGCGGCGCGGCCGGGCCATCAGCCTGATCATCATGGTGATGACGGTCGGGACGATGGCCGGTGCGCCGGCCGGGGGGCTGGTCGCCGACGCGTTCGGCTGGCGGGCGGTGTTCCTGGTCAAGCTGCCCGCGGTGCTGGCCGCCGTCGCCGCCGGCGCGGTCCTGCTGGACCGGCGCCGGGTCCGCGGGGTGCCCGCGCCGGGTCGGTCGCTGCTCGCCGAGGCGGTCCTGCTCGGCGGCGCGCTGACCGCGCTGCTGGTGGCACTCGACCAGGGAACCGGCCCGGCCTGGCGGGCCCCGGTCGCGGCCGCGGCCGCGGTCGCCCTGTTCGCCGGGTGGGTGCGGCTGCCCGCGGCGGGAGCCGTCCGGGCGATGGTCCGGCGGCCCGCGATCCGGGCGACGCTCGGCGCGCTGTTCGCGGTGTCGATGACGGCCGGGCTGGTGTCGTTCCTCGTGCCGTGGTTCGTCGCCGACGTCCTCACCGAGAGGAGCGCCAGCGGAACGAGCATCGGCACCGAGACGAGCGCCAGCGGAACGAGCATCGGCACCGAGACGAGCGCCAGCGGAACGAGCATCGGCACCGGCACGGCGGCGGCCAGCGGTTCGGCGCTGCTGGTGTTCGTCGGCGCGGTCGCGGCGGCCTCTCCGGTCGCCGGCTGGCTCACCGACCGGTACGGGCCGCTGCGGATCACCGTGGCCGGTGGGGTGTCCACCACGCTCGCGCTCGCGGCCCTGCTCCCGCTCGGGCCGGGCACCGGCTGGACCGGCCTCGCCGGCGGGATGGCGCTCGCCGGGCTCGCGGCCGGGCTGTTCAACCCGGCGGTCAACGCGGCCGTGCTGGCCGCCGCACCGCCGGGCACCGAGGGCGCCACCGGCGGGATCGCGATGACCGCGCGGACCGTCGGCAGCGCCGTCGGTCCCGCACTGGCCGCGCTGGGGTGGACGCTCACCGGCGGCGGGGGCTCCGGCTGGCGGCTCGGGGTGGGGATCCTGCTGGTCGCGGCCGCGGCCGGGACCGTCGTGGTGCTGCGGCCCGCGCTGCGGCCGGCGGCCGCCTGA
- a CDS encoding NAD(P)H-dependent oxidoreductase — MSTTSTTGPASGPSVPAGTPGADRGRAGPVRVAVVIGSVRPRRFGPTAARWFAGELAGRDDVTVDVVDLRDAELSPGLEHSDRALGRRLAAADAFVVVTPEYNHSYPGPLKTAIDSFHAEWAAKPVGFVSYGGLSGGIRAVEHLRPVFVELHAVPVRDAVSLHEFWSAFGEDGRPTDDGAAAEAAHTLAGQLVWWGRALREARAAHGYVA, encoded by the coding sequence GTGAGCACCACCTCCACCACCGGCCCTGCGTCCGGCCCATCCGTCCCGGCCGGCACCCCCGGTGCGGACCGCGGCCGGGCCGGCCCGGTCCGGGTCGCGGTCGTCATCGGCAGCGTCCGGCCCCGGCGGTTCGGGCCGACCGCCGCCCGCTGGTTCGCCGGGGAGCTCGCCGGGCGCGACGACGTCACCGTCGACGTCGTCGACCTGCGGGACGCCGAGCTGTCCCCCGGCCTCGAGCACAGCGACCGCGCGCTGGGCCGGCGGCTCGCCGCGGCCGACGCGTTCGTCGTCGTCACCCCGGAGTACAACCACTCGTACCCGGGGCCGCTGAAGACCGCGATCGACTCCTTCCACGCCGAGTGGGCGGCCAAGCCGGTCGGGTTCGTCAGCTACGGCGGGCTCTCCGGCGGCATCCGGGCCGTCGAGCACCTGCGGCCGGTGTTCGTCGAGCTGCACGCCGTGCCGGTCCGGGACGCGGTGAGCCTGCACGAGTTCTGGTCGGCGTTCGGTGAGGACGGCCGGCCCACCGACGACGGCGCCGCCGCCGAGGCCGCGCACACGCTCGCCGGCCAGCTGGTGTGGTGGGGCCGCGCGCTGCGGGAGGCCCGGGCCGCGCACGGGTACGTCGCATGA
- a CDS encoding PucR family transcriptional regulator produces MAFTLRDLCRDRSLGLRVACPSADLDRRISWVHSSELGDPSPYLDGGELLLTTGLGPAPDPDGYVARLARHGLAGLGFGTGLGHDRHLPAVAEACTRHGLPLVEVPERTPFLALTKAVAEARASERYAEVVRTDEAQRALTAAALGGDRDAATGRVLDRLAERLEAWVLLSDADDRVRHAAPRQASRRAAGLAGEITRVREHAGPSSVTVAAGDGQVVLQPVRLVGPAVLAVGRDRQFSPVDRQVIGSAVSVLTLSHARSAAAGRAEQRLRTAVLRALTTLPGCGAEQVLADTWGPLPGGDLVVVALGGRSPATRPDVVADALDRASAGFHAELDGRVVAVVGAEAVDPVLALVARLRDVRAGISDPAPVTGLGGALREASRALDTAERRDRAVLRFADLAGSGLAALVPAEDAAAFAESVLAPLVRHDAERRGDLVGSLREWLAHHGQWDPAAARLGVHRHTLRARIEKAGALLGRDLDSPGARAELWFALHSRPG; encoded by the coding sequence GTGGCGTTCACGCTGCGCGATCTCTGCAGGGACCGCAGTCTCGGCCTGCGGGTGGCGTGTCCCTCCGCGGATCTGGATCGTCGTATCTCCTGGGTGCATTCCAGCGAGCTCGGGGACCCGTCGCCGTACCTGGACGGCGGCGAGCTGCTGCTCACCACCGGCCTCGGTCCCGCACCCGACCCGGACGGCTACGTCGCCCGGCTCGCCCGGCACGGCCTCGCCGGGCTCGGGTTCGGCACGGGGCTCGGCCACGACCGGCACCTCCCTGCGGTCGCCGAGGCCTGCACCCGCCACGGCCTGCCGCTGGTCGAGGTGCCGGAACGGACCCCGTTCCTGGCCCTCACCAAGGCGGTGGCCGAGGCGCGGGCCAGCGAGCGCTACGCCGAGGTCGTCCGGACCGACGAGGCCCAGCGGGCGCTCACCGCGGCCGCGCTCGGCGGCGACCGCGACGCCGCCACCGGTCGCGTGCTCGACCGGCTGGCCGAGCGGCTCGAGGCGTGGGTGCTGCTCTCCGACGCCGACGACCGGGTCCGGCACGCCGCACCCCGCCAGGCGTCCCGCCGGGCTGCGGGGCTGGCCGGGGAGATCACCCGGGTCCGCGAGCACGCCGGGCCGTCCAGCGTCACCGTCGCGGCCGGGGACGGGCAGGTCGTGCTGCAACCGGTCCGGCTGGTCGGCCCCGCGGTGCTCGCCGTCGGCCGGGACCGCCAGTTCAGCCCGGTCGACCGGCAGGTCATCGGGTCGGCGGTGTCGGTGCTGACCCTCTCGCACGCGCGCAGCGCCGCCGCCGGGCGCGCCGAGCAGCGGCTGCGGACGGCCGTCCTGCGGGCGCTGACCACGCTCCCCGGATGCGGCGCCGAGCAGGTCCTCGCCGACACCTGGGGCCCGCTGCCCGGCGGCGACCTCGTGGTCGTCGCGCTCGGCGGGCGGTCACCGGCGACCCGGCCGGACGTCGTCGCCGACGCGCTCGACCGGGCCTCGGCCGGTTTCCACGCCGAGCTCGACGGCCGGGTCGTGGCCGTGGTCGGGGCCGAGGCCGTCGACCCGGTCCTCGCGCTGGTCGCCCGGCTCCGCGACGTGCGCGCCGGGATCTCCGACCCCGCTCCGGTGACCGGTCTCGGCGGGGCGCTGCGGGAGGCGAGCCGGGCGCTCGACACCGCCGAGCGCCGCGACCGGGCGGTGCTGCGGTTCGCCGACCTGGCGGGCAGCGGCCTGGCCGCGCTGGTGCCCGCCGAGGACGCCGCCGCGTTCGCCGAGTCGGTGCTCGCGCCGCTGGTCCGGCACGACGCCGAGCGCCGCGGCGACCTCGTCGGGTCGCTGCGGGAGTGGCTCGCCCACCACGGCCAGTGGGACCCGGCCGCGGCCCGGCTCGGGGTGCACCGGCACACGCTGCGGGCGCGGATCGAGAAGGCCGGTGCCCTGCTCGGGCGCGACCTGGACTCCCCCGGCGCGCGTGCCGAGCTCTGGTTCGCGCTGCACTCCCGGCCCGGCTGA